The DNA region TATTTGAGAGATACCCCAAGTCGATTGAGTATTTATAGTTGTCGCTGGGAATCTTCGAAGTTTATTTGTATTAAAGCTGATATTGAAATTCATTTGCCACGTAAAATTCTTTGATTGAATATTAGTTGTATTTAACCCCAACTCAAGGCCTTTATTATCAATCTCTCCTGTATTCTCCCATCTTGATTCAAAACCAACAGATAATGGTTGGGATACTTGTAATAACAAATTTTTAGTCAAATTTCTATACGCATCTACAGTAAGTTCAACTCTTTTAAATAAACCAATATCCAAACCAATATCCCATTGATATTTACTTTCCCAAGTTAAATTAGAACTTGGCAACTGTGTTGGAACCGCAGCGGTACTGGAATTATATTGGCTAGATAAAGAATACAATCCTAAATATCTGGATGATCCAATATCCTGAGTACCTGTAATACCATAGCTAGCTCTCAACTTAAGCAAATCGATAAATTTACTATTTTCTAAAAACGATTCTTTGTTGATTAACCAAGATGCAGAAAACGCTGGGAATGGTGCATAACGATTATTTGAGGGGAAATTAGATGATCCATCAACTCTATAAGATGCAGTAAAGAAATACTTCCCATTGTAACCATAGTTAACTTGAGAAATAAATGAACCAAGCATAAATTTTGTATCACTACCATCTACATTTTGTGAGGTAGATACAACATTTAATACATCATATCCAACTGGTAGTCCCTTCCCAGATCCTCCAGACAATTCGGTATAGCTTTGTTGAGAGGCAAATCCGGCTAAACCACTTAAACTATGTTTACCAAAATTGAAATTAAACTTTAATAAATCATTGGAAATATAACCGTAAGTCAATGTATTTTCTTCGTCTAAATACCCTGTCCCATAATATTGTCCTCCTGCCGCTGCAGAATAATAAGTTCTTGATTTGTAATATGCTGCACTAATCCTATTAGTAGAAGAAAAGGATAACCAATTTGTGATACCAACATTTAAATTTAGATCATAGTTGACATCAAAGTTTTTGGTAGGGAAACTAGAGTTTTGAATAGTATGCAAAGGGTTAGTCTTATCTCTTGACCACCATTTAAATGTAGAATTGCCATCCACAAAAATTGGTTTTCCTGTACTATCATATGGATTATCCCAAGGCATATTTAAATAAGCATAAAATATATCGTTATAATCATAACCAGTACCTAAATTTCCATTTAAGTTAAAACTATTGGATAAAGATATTTTGGGTGTAAAATGATGTGTTGAGTTGGCATGAATATTTATCCTTTTAAAATTTGTATTCAATAATGTACCTCTTTCATCATAATATGTCATTCCTAAATAATAACTATTTTTTTCATTACTACCACTTGCAGAAAAATAAACATTAGTCATCGGAGCGCGCTTAAACATAGTATTTAACCAATTATTATTTTGCGATTCTAATGATAATGGTCGTTCCGAATAAAATTTTAACAAATCAACTTTATAAGAGTTGTTAGATGCCCCAGGAGTATAATCTCGATAGTATTCTTTTTGGGCTTCATAAAGTTGAGATCCGTTCATCATCTTCATAGAACCAAAGTAAGGATCTCTGAATCCTGTAGTTACTTTTAATTCCATACGGGTCTTACCTGCCGCAGCTTTTTTTGTAGTTACAATTATTACACCTGCATTTGCTTGAGAACCATACATTGCAGTTGCTGCCGCATCTTTTAAAACAGTTATACTCTCCACATCATTTGGATCGTAATTTCCTCCAATTATCCCATCTACCACGTATAATGGGCTTTGGGAGGCATTGACGGAAGATACCCCTCTTAATCTAATTTCGGCAGAGGAGCCAGGCGCTCCAGAACTATTTACTACTTGTAAACCAGAAACCTTGCCTTGTAACATAGAACCAATATCATTGGTCGTAACATCTTTTAATTTATCTGCACTTACCACAGTTACAGCACTCGTTAAATCGCTTTTCTTTTTATTACTATAACCAACTACTACCACTGCATTATTATCTTGAGCAACAGGAGTTAATATTATATTTATATCTTGAGTTCCATCTACCTTTATTGTTACCGTAGAATAGCCTACATAACTAACTTGAATTGATAAATTCGATGTGTCAACATTTTTTAATAGAAAATACCCATCTTTGTCAGAGTGAAAATTTTTTTTGGTTCCAACAATAGTTATGGTAGCGTCGATCAAAGGATCTCCAATAGAATCTACTACTCGTCCTTTAATGTCTATATTGTTTATTTTCTCATAGTAATAAATCTTTTTACTACGCGCATATAGTTTATCATTAATAATCGTATTCGTAATAATTAAGAATAATAAACAAAAAAGTGCTTTTGAAAATTTCTTAATGAAGTGATTATTAGATTTAGTCCGAATACGATTTAGTAATAGTACCCTCCTAGACCATACTTTAGAATACATAATAGTCAAACGGTTTATTTGTTAAAAAAACAAGGAATAAGGAATTATATAATAGCTCCTAGTCATTCACTAATTAAAGCGAATAATTGAGAGAATTAAGAAAATTTCATTTTATAGTAGAAGCGATGTTCTTTATCTAGATTCTCAGTAAACACATTTACATATACTATAAAACCAGATAAAATATATTATACATATTTAGAAGTTCATATTAATATTTATAGTCAAATTTCAAATACATACACTTAATAAACCACCTTTTCAAAGATAAGAATTAATTAATGTGAAAATTACAATAGAATTTTGTATTCAAATACAATGTATTGATTATCAATAATATCAATCGTTTGCGTATACGATTATGTGTTATGATGCCAAAATAATCTAACAAAGAATGTTAATTATTATCCACTAAAAGTTAGATTAAAATCCGGTACAAAAGGTAATCTAGCCCAAGATTGGTTTGACGAAATTGTTATTGAACGCAATTTTTGGATCCCCCAATTTAATACCCACTAATGTTGTAAAATTTAAACAAACTTTTATAAATAAAGATATACTGCAATTTAATGAAAACATCAAGCTCGTAGCTATTGAGCTAATTCAAGACAGAGAGGGTGTTCAAGTGGAGGAATAAGACTTGAGATTAAGTCTAATCTATTAAATAAATGACGAGACAGAATCGTGAAATGTACTAGTTTTTCTTGAAGGCAAATACAGTTAGTGCTAATGGAGATGCGGAACTTTCAAAACATCAGAAATTAAAAATATTGTCCAAGAAAGCATGGTTACACACTTTATGAAAGTCTACAAATTGCTGCTAGATGATGCAACAAAGATTATTATTATCAATAAGAGGGTATATACCTACATGAGCTAAATAAAATTGCAATTTATCTTTTGCAAAAAGTATGCGTAAGTTACTACCGATAGTATTAATATTTAAATTATTAGCGATAGCACTTACCTTATATAAAAACAACAAAAGAATTTTGGTATTTAACTATTGAATTTACTAAGTCAATAGTTCGTATGTGGAGTAATTTTGAAACATAGAGATTTTGTATAACTAAAAATGATTAAATGTGGCTATATGATATAGGACTCCGTATCAAATTTATTTTTTTAACACACAGATAAATTAGCAATTAATATTCAGCATTATAGTACAATTTATAGGGAATTATTCACATTAAAGAGCAAAATAAGACTAAGCTCATCTATAATAGGAAATTTATTTTTAGACTGATGTATACTTATTTTTAATGAAAGGTGCAGATTATAAAGCAAGTGTTTAATTTTTTAACCTGCACATTTTAGGTGATATTTTGGCTGAGAATATTATTTAGAACTTACAAAGGCAACATTTTACTACCACTACTAGATAAGTAAAAATGCCATAATATCATACTTGCAACAGTTCTATATGGTTGCCAATTGTCAGACATACCTTGTATGGTTTCTTTGTCTGTTGATTTTGGTAGCAGTTTTAATTTCTTAATAGCATTAATGACTGCAAGATCGCCAATAGGAAAAATATCCACTCTTTGCAATACAAACATCAGATATACATCTATCGTCCAATTTCCAATACCTTTTAGTTGGATTAACTTTGCTCGAACTAGGTCATTAGATAAATTTTCTAGTTTTTTTAAATCTATAGTTTTTGATTCTAAAGCATTTGCTAAACCTCTTATATATACCATTTTTTGTCTGCTCACATAACAAGCACGCATTTCTTCATCACTCAACTTTAAAACTGTCAGTGGAGTAAGTTCGATGGTTTTTTCTTGTAATTTTTTCAAGGCTGCTAATGCTGAAGCTAGAGAAACTTGTTGCTCTAGAATAATATGAACTAATGATTCAAAACTATTGGGACGCATCCACATTGGTGGGTAACCATATCTGTCAATAACGGATTGCAAATCTTTATCTTTCTTTCCCAGCGAATCGCATAGTTGATGATAATTATCCGAATTGAAAGTGTCGATACTTGGTGTTAATATTTTTTTCATAGTTTCGATTGTTGATTAGAAAAGTGTTTGCACTTTTACATCGCTTTCTAATTCCAATAATATCTTTTTATTTTGTACGCCGCCAGCAAATCCAATCATTTTTCCATCTGCACCTACAACTCTATGACAAGGAACGATAATAGCGATTGGATTTTTGTTCAATGCACCACCAACAGCTCTAACCGCTTTTATATCTCCTAAAATTTGCGCCAATGCTCCATAGGTTTTTGTTTTTCCATATTGAATGGTCAATAATGCGTTCCAAACTTTCACTTGAAAATCCGTTCCTATAAAATCCAATGGAACTTTGAATACAGTTCTCTTTTTTGTAAAATATTCGGCTAGTTGTTGCTCAACTTGCAATAAAATAGGATGAGAATTATCTAATATAGGCTCGTCTAATTTGCTTCTTTTATAGTTTTCATCTTCCCATAAAATAGCTGCTAGACCTTTGTTAGAACTGACTAATCTTATTTTTCCAACTGGAGTGTCCATATCTTTAAAAAACAATTGACGCATTGTAATTTATCCTTTTTTCAAATGTAGTAATATTATATTTATTTTTATTAGTGGAACTAACTAGGAGAAATAAAGTTGTTGTCATTGTTTACATTTTAAAACAATCTAATATAGTTTCATTTTTTGTAAGTACTGCAAAATGGACATTTTTAAATACATTTTTATATTTATCAAAAAGCAATTCTTTAAATAATTCACCAATAGTTTTAGGATCATTTTGGAATACACCACAGCCCCAAGCACCTAGAATTAAAGAATCATTTTTTTCATGATAAGCCAATGCCAGCATTTTGTCCATTCGTTGATGCATTGATTGAGTTATTTCATTAGCTTTATTGGGTTCTTGCTTTTGCACCACACCCGCATTCACAGCTGGCGATGTAATGATGTTACAATAATTTGGAGCGTCAATTAATACCCCTTTTTCATTGCGAAAAACGGGAACTCCAGGACTATAAATCATACTATCTGTATAGACACATGAAGACATTTTGCGATGCATTTCATAGAAGCTAAATTGGGACATTTGTGATGCATACAAGCCCGATGAGCGCGCTATACTTTCTTCTTGTGCTTCTGCTCCATTGATAAATCCGCCACCTGGATTTTTCGCTGAGGCAAAATTTAGACACATAATGTTGTTGGCTGGATGCGTCGCCTGCATTTCTATGATCGCCGCAACCGTGGTTTGATTTTGAACCGTAAAATTTGTTTCGAATTTACGCTCCAAATTTTGTTGACTTATAGTTGCCAATTGCTCGCTTGAGAACTGCGCCGTTTTATCGATACAATGTCCAAGTTCTTCTTTAATAGAGATTATAGTTCCTTGTTCGTTTGTGTATTGGCCAGATTCCAATATCTGGAGTGTTTCTTGTGCTAATAATTTCTTGTTCATAGTTAGTTAATTGATGACCAAATTGGCCAATTGTTTTGATAGTTGAATAGTAGCAATCGCACCACTATTGAATTGTAAAAAATCTTGTTCGATTCCGTCACTGAATATGAATCCGTTCGTTGGCATCATAGATTCAATGACTAGCTGATTTCCATTACTGATTTTTCCACTGCAAATATCTGTTTGTGTTGCATGGCTTTTAAACGGTTCTCTAACAGCAAAATACAAATCTACTTCCTTCAATTTGGGATAATGTATATCTGTTATATGTGTCAATCCGTATGCCATATTAAACATCGAGCTCAACCAACCTGAGCTTCCGGTTTTGGTCGCAACTATTATACCACTTGACGAATGATTTTCTTCTTTTCCGTTTATCTTAATTTTATACCTTGCTGAAGTATGCGACGAAATTCCGATGAATAAGTCGTTGACTGCCAATAATGATTGTCCATCATTCAACTTAACTTCTGCAAAATGCATCTGCTTGGTATGATAATTTTGTGCAATAACTTTTTTTACTGCTTCTATAAAATTACTGGAATTATAGGGCAATAATATGCCATCGTAACGCTCTGGATCTGGATTGATGGCAATAATCGGCAATTCTTTTGAATACTTCGCCACATTTGCAACAAGCCCGTCTTGTCCAATAACTATAATCAAGTTGCTTTCTGCAAAAAGATAAGATGGAATAAAACTACGTTCTACTACTTTGTTTTTAATGATGGGAGATAATCGTTGTTGTACATCATTAAATGCACTATAAAACTGTTCATGTTCTAACTCATAATCCGCAAAATCGCCACCTGATCTTTCTATAAAAAATCGCGCTTGTTCTTTCGTATTGAAACGCTCTATTAAGGATTCCATACGAGTTTTATTTTTAACAATTATGGCATATTCAAATTTCATGACGATTAATTTTTTACTTTATTTTCCCGTTAATATAGTTTGCAATAAATTGGGGCTGATATTAAGATTTCCAATTTTTTGAGCATTTTCGGCTAATTCGCGAAATGCCAAAGCAATATTTCCACGAGCATCTTGTTTACTGTTCAGCGCGCTTAGGATTTTCCAATCCATTTGTTTGTATGGTTTAAGAGATGCTTCTAGCACATAACTTTGTGTGTCTGCTTCTTTCCGATCATTATCCGTTTTTTGCTCAATCAATTGCTGACGTTGGGTTTCGATCGCTATATCCGCAGTGATCTTCATTTCTCGCAAGGTCTTACTGTTTTCGGCTTGTTGCACTTCTGTTTCCATTTTCTTTTCTGCAATTTGCTTTTGTTTTTCTTCTACAGCAATCTCCGTATTCAATTCAGATTCTTTTATTTTCCGTTCTTGTTCCACGGCGAAATTTCTGCGTTCGTAAACGGCTTCATCTGCCTGCTGTTGCAATCGTTCACGCGTTTCTGTCTCCAATGCTCTCGCCATTTCAGGTGTTGCTTGTACTGCCATAATACTTACGCCGAGTATTTCTATTCCCATCAATTTTATAGTTTCAGAGTTTCGCAAGCCTTCTTCTATGTTTTTTTCAATTTGTTTGGCAGAGCGAATGGCATCTTTCAAATTTAACTGATGAATAAATGCAGATGTGGATGTTTGCGCCAAGTTAATGATGCGTTGATTCAACTTTTCCGTTTCATTTTTTTTGTACAAACCATTTGCCGTCACCGTGAAATCCAAACTATTGGCCAATGCTTTGGGTTCTGTAATTTTATAACTTACTTGTCCTTGAATAGTTACAGATTGATAATCCGCCGTATTTTCATGGAAAATAAATGGTAAATCATTGCTACCCAAAGGAATCGCCACGATAGAACTGCTGGGTGCAAAATAGAAAAACGAAAGACCACGACCTTCTTTGGCAATCACTCCATTTTTGTAATGAAGTACATAGCTCATTGCATCAAATTGAATATGTTTAAAACCGAACATGATAATTATTTTTAATCGTTTATAAATGTGTCAAATGTACGCAAATATGAATTGGGCAAAAAAATGGAATTTCTACATTTTCAATAATGCCCTAACTTCCATTAAAGCAAATCCCAATAGATTTTCACCATTCCATAATGTTGGATTTTTGCTATGAGGATGAGATTCCAGCATGCCGATTCCCCAAATCCTATCATAAGGACTCGCTTCTACAATTACTTTTTGATTCGTATTGAGTAGAAAATCGCCCATTTCTTTGTTTTGAGAAAATATTAAAAAATTGCCTTGTTTTACAATATCGTATTTATGATTATTCCATAAGTCGGCATCAAAATTTTTCACTAATCGTCCCAATGCTTTCATCTCTTTTGGTGAATGCGCTGCCAATATCCTTTTTTGAGTTTCCAAATCGCCAAACAATTCTGCTTTTTTAGCCATCATATATTGCTCGGTATTGGCAAACTGAATATCGTTTTCGATGAAGGTTGCGGGATACCATTGACTAAAACAACTCTTGGTGATAGAACCATCTGAAGGAATCTGATGTCCCCAAAAAAACAAGAACTCTAAATTCTTTTTCTGTTCAAATGCTGTTTTTAAATTATCTAAATTGTTCTTCATTTTGCGTTTATTTTACACAAAGCTAATTGTTGTAAATAAAATACGCAAATTTATTTGCGTATTTTTTACATAAATATTTTAATAAATTGAAAATCAGTTGTTTGACTTGACTTTTTCTCTTATTTCTTGAAGAGATTGATCAATAATTAACTGTCCGTCCTTGAATACTTCACGTAATGCGCCTGTTTTTTCTTCTTCCCAACCTACCTGATCTTTTAATGTATAGTTTCCATCTTTTTCAACTATTTTCATTAGACCTTTCGCCGATTTTTTTGTTCCATCGTCCGTAATTGGGTCTTTAAATATTTCTCTTCCAATTCCATTGACTTCTCCATAAGTAGCTTTCATGGCGAATCCAAAAGTGTCTCTTGTATTGTATTGGTAAGTGAAAGAGCCAATTCCCAAGACTATATTGGTTGATGCAAATCCTTTTGTCTTTAATCTTTCACATATTTGTGTTGCACGATCAATAGTTATACTGTCTCCGTAGATAGCACCGATTTGAGGAATCAGTTCTTTGTATCCTTTATCATTTGTACTGCCACCAAAAGTATCCCAAAGTAATTCGATGACACCTTTGCGTTCTACCTCAGATTTTCCATTAAGATTACCACAAATAATATCTACAGGATCGCCACTATCAGGACGAACTACCACTTTTCCTTCTCTGGAAATAATTTCCGATTTCAATTTTGGAAGATATTCCGTCAATACTTTCCACAAATCCCATGTATCAGAAACGATAGAAACAATCCCTTTAGGATAAACATCACAAACCAATCTACGAAACGTACCGAGTTCGTCCTCTATGGTTCCCATACACATCACAGAATGTTCCGTTGCAGAAACAGAACCACCAATAAGTTCCTTATCTGAATCAGCATTATAGTATTTTTCCAAAAAGTCTATTGCTGGTATAGTATCTGTACCTGTAAAACTTAGCAAATGTCCCGCAGAAGAACTCACTGCCGCTTCAATACCTGCCATGCCTCGCATAGAGAAGTCATGTCCTTGCCATTCTACCATTGCAGGTACTGAAGACGTTTGCTCTGCATATTTGTCCAAAATCTTTCTGTATTGTTTCGCTATAGTTGCAGATGTACAAGGCATCCAAATAGCGGCAGAAACTAAGGTCTCAAAATAATTAGTCAACCAGAAAAACTCAGGAATCGTGTTGTACATAGTGAACATTGGAACTCTAACAGGTACACTTGATCCTTCTGGCAAAGCTTTTATAACCATTGGGATATAGCCGAGATCATGTAGATCTTCAATATGCTTCGTGCCGACTTGATTTTCTCCCAAATAGTTATTTACACGGCGGCGATATTCTGCAACTACTTTTTCTTTAGGTTGTTTGAAAAAATAGTTTTCAAAATCTTCTAGTATATATTTTTTGATAAAATATTGCAAACCGAATAGTACAACTTTATCAATACCTTCAATCCTGCTCTTCCTCGGTGTCCAATTAGAATACACTAAGCTTGTGCCTTCTGGATATTGTCTGCGATGATCTAGTTTGTAACCGTCTGTTAATAATAGTGGATTCATAGTTTATATGTTTTTTATAAGATTGTTTAATTCGTCGTACACTTGTTTCAATCCAGCCCGATCATCCATGTATGCATTGGCATATATTTTTTTACTAGTGGATTTGTAAAATGGAGGATTTTCATTAATACTGTCAAAAGGAATAGTATTGTCTTTTAAGTAATTGTAAACAAATGATAAATCCTCCTGTCCCGTCCAGCATATCAAATAACAATTTTTGGAGTGTAATGAACGGAGTAAAGAAATGACATTTTCATATTGTCTTCCTTTTTTATGGAAATCATACACCGTATCGTCAAAATCGTAGGCTATTGTGATCGATCCATATTCCTTGTATTCCGATAAGAGTCGATTTTTAGAATTGTCTATATCAAGATAAAAGTCTGTCATTTAGTTTGATTTGAGTTAGATTTTCGTGTGTTAAATCTTTAAAAGAGTTAGTTGTAAAAATATGTTCAAAACAACTATCAAGATTATCGAAACCTTTGCTGAATATGCCATGCGTCACAGCAAGATAAAGTTTGCCGGCATTTTTCTTTTTCAATACTTCTGCTAACCCAATAAATGTGCCACCGCCATCACAGATATCATCAACTATTAAACAATCTTGATTATTCAAATCATCTGTATATACTTTAAATCCTGCTAATTTTCCAGTCTTTACATCTCTACTTTTACTACATTCTACAACTTCAATACCTCCTAAAAACTCAGATACTTTGTAGATTTTTTTTAAAGCCCCACCATCTGGAGAGATGAGTTTTAAATCCGTACCTATTTTTCCTACAACGGATTGAATGAATAAGTGATTGGTTACGGCAGTGCAATTATTCAAAAGCGCTGGAGTCACTTCGGAATGCGCATCCAATATACGAACCGTCTTGAAACCCAATTGATTAATGATATCCGCATATACTTTAACAGATAGAGGCTCTCCTTTTATCATCACTCGATCTTGGCGAGCAGAAGGGAAATATGGAATGATTAATTCTTCAAGCTCAGCATGCATTCTTTTGAGCGCATCAACTGCGATGCAAAGCAAGCCAAGATCATTAAAAGAATTTAGTCTATGTGTGATAATAACGGGACCAACTATATCTGATTTTATTTTTATATGTGGCTCGCCTGCAGAGAAAGTAAAGCTTTCGAACTGGATTTCGTCACCATCAATAGGTTTAAAATTTTGGTCTAAATTGATAATTTGGTTTTTCATAATTGTACTATTATATGGTTATATAAACCAATTAAGGTTATTATTTGTTTTATATGCGTAATTATTACACAAATATATATACTATTTAATTAAAGTGCAAATTAATTTGTGTAAAAATTACTCAATAAAATATAATATGTTTAAAATCAATTATTTAATTTCAAAATAAAATCCTTTTTCGGCTAATGATTGGTATTTCTCTTTGTTGAATTTGAATAATTTCCCAGGACGACCACTTCCTTCTTTGCGTATTTTATTGGTTTCATCCAACAAACCATAACTCATTATTTTTTTACGGAAATTCCTACGATCGATGGATTCTCCGATAATCGTTTGGTACAAATCTTCCAAATCAGAAAATGGAAATTCAGTATTCAATAAATTAAATCCAATCGGTTCATATTGAATTTTGGTGCGAAGTCGTGATAATGCTTTTTCGAAAATAGCTTCATGGTCAAATGCCAATTCGGGTAATTGATCTATACTAAACCATCTCGCGTCAGCAGCGTCAGTATCGGCGTGTAGCTTGTGATAAGATGGATTGACTAAACCAAAATAAACGACCGAAATGACCCGGTTTCTCGGATCGCGGTCTACTTTTCCAAAAGTATATAGTTGCTCCAAAAAATCTGGGCGTATTCCAGCTTCTTCCTGCAACTCACGCAAAACTGCCGCATCCAAATCCTCATCGTCGTGCACCAAGCCTCCAGGAAGTGCCCATTTCCCTTTGAATGGTTCAATATTTCTTTGAATTAATAATATATGTAAAGCACTTTTCTCAAAGTATCCAAATACAACACCATCAACAGAAACCTTTATCTTTTGCATTTTTTGTGTTTTGTATACGCAAAAATAACAGTAATTATTATCAAAAGGTGACTAAATGACGATTTATAAAAAAATAAAATTTTTTTACTACGCAA from Rhizosphaericola mali includes:
- a CDS encoding NAD(+)/NADH kinase, translated to MKFEYAIIVKNKTRMESLIERFNTKEQARFFIERSGGDFADYELEHEQFYSAFNDVQQRLSPIIKNKVVERSFIPSYLFAESNLIIVIGQDGLVANVAKYSKELPIIAINPDPERYDGILLPYNSSNFIEAVKKVIAQNYHTKQMHFAEVKLNDGQSLLAVNDLFIGISSHTSARYKIKINGKEENHSSSGIIVATKTGSSGWLSSMFNMAYGLTHITDIHYPKLKEVDLYFAVREPFKSHATQTDICSGKISNGNQLVIESMMPTNGFIFSDGIEQDFLQFNSGAIATIQLSKQLANLVIN
- a CDS encoding methylated-DNA--[protein]-cysteine S-methyltransferase → MRQLFFKDMDTPVGKIRLVSSNKGLAAILWEDENYKRSKLDEPILDNSHPILLQVEQQLAEYFTKKRTVFKVPLDFIGTDFQVKVWNALLTIQYGKTKTYGALAQILGDIKAVRAVGGALNKNPIAIIVPCHRVVGADGKMIGFAGGVQNKKILLELESDVKVQTLF
- a CDS encoding SusC/RagA family TonB-linked outer membrane protein, encoding MYSKVWSRRVLLLNRIRTKSNNHFIKKFSKALFCLLFLIITNTIINDKLYARSKKIYYYEKINNIDIKGRVVDSIGDPLIDATITIVGTKKNFHSDKDGYFLLKNVDTSNLSIQVSYVGYSTVTIKVDGTQDINIILTPVAQDNNAVVVVGYSNKKKSDLTSAVTVVSADKLKDVTTNDIGSMLQGKVSGLQVVNSSGAPGSSAEIRLRGVSSVNASQSPLYVVDGIIGGNYDPNDVESITVLKDAAATAMYGSQANAGVIIVTTKKAAAGKTRMELKVTTGFRDPYFGSMKMMNGSQLYEAQKEYYRDYTPGASNNSYKVDLLKFYSERPLSLESQNNNWLNTMFKRAPMTNVYFSASGSNEKNSYYLGMTYYDERGTLLNTNFKRINIHANSTHHFTPKISLSNSFNLNGNLGTGYDYNDIFYAYLNMPWDNPYDSTGKPIFVDGNSTFKWWSRDKTNPLHTIQNSSFPTKNFDVNYDLNLNVGITNWLSFSSTNRISAAYYKSRTYYSAAAGGQYYGTGYLDEENTLTYGYISNDLLKFNFNFGKHSLSGLAGFASQQSYTELSGGSGKGLPVGYDVLNVVSTSQNVDGSDTKFMLGSFISQVNYGYNGKYFFTASYRVDGSSNFPSNNRYAPFPAFSASWLINKESFLENSKFIDLLKLRASYGITGTQDIGSSRYLGLYSLSSQYNSSTAAVPTQLPSSNLTWESKYQWDIGLDIGLFKRVELTVDAYRNLTKNLLLQVSQPLSVGFESRWENTGEIDNKGLELGLNTTNIQSKNFTWQMNFNISFNTNKLRRFPATTINTQSTWGISQIYREGGNLYEFYMPKWLGVDNQTGAPLWEKVTTGADGKTIKQATSNYSDATYQEVGSPLPKFQGGWTNSFKYKDITLSINTYFLSGNKVFSNNLRFVENDGSEPYYNQMVLPKGYSVWTKPGDIATEPSPQNATNSTQTSTRYLKDGSFIALRNITLSYSLPAILANKIGFDGVQVGVSADNIYNFTKFLGQDPQTTITPGTYVMPGVSDFKYPNNRQFLFNVDFRF
- a CDS encoding TIGR02452 family protein, which codes for MNKKLLAQETLQILESGQYTNEQGTIISIKEELGHCIDKTAQFSSEQLATISQQNLERKFETNFTVQNQTTVAAIIEMQATHPANNIMCLNFASAKNPGGGFINGAEAQEESIARSSGLYASQMSQFSFYEMHRKMSSCVYTDSMIYSPGVPVFRNEKGVLIDAPNYCNIITSPAVNAGVVQKQEPNKANEITQSMHQRMDKMLALAYHEKNDSLILGAWGCGVFQNDPKTIGELFKELLFDKYKNVFKNVHFAVLTKNETILDCFKM
- a CDS encoding NADAR family protein, which translates into the protein MKNNLDNLKTAFEQKKNLEFLFFWGHQIPSDGSITKSCFSQWYPATFIENDIQFANTEQYMMAKKAELFGDLETQKRILAAHSPKEMKALGRLVKNFDADLWNNHKYDIVKQGNFLIFSQNKEMGDFLLNTNQKVIVEASPYDRIWGIGMLESHPHSKNPTLWNGENLLGFALMEVRALLKM
- a CDS encoding DNA-3-methyladenine glycosylase family protein produces the protein MKKILTPSIDTFNSDNYHQLCDSLGKKDKDLQSVIDRYGYPPMWMRPNSFESLVHIILEQQVSLASALAALKKLQEKTIELTPLTVLKLSDEEMRACYVSRQKMVYIRGLANALESKTIDLKKLENLSNDLVRAKLIQLKGIGNWTIDVYLMFVLQRVDIFPIGDLAVINAIKKLKLLPKSTDKETIQGMSDNWQPYRTVASMILWHFYLSSSGSKMLPL
- the prs gene encoding ribose-phosphate diphosphokinase, with amino-acid sequence MKNQIINLDQNFKPIDGDEIQFESFTFSAGEPHIKIKSDIVGPVIITHRLNSFNDLGLLCIAVDALKRMHAELEELIIPYFPSARQDRVMIKGEPLSVKVYADIINQLGFKTVRILDAHSEVTPALLNNCTAVTNHLFIQSVVGKIGTDLKLISPDGGALKKIYKVSEFLGGIEVVECSKSRDVKTGKLAGFKVYTDDLNNQDCLIVDDICDGGGTFIGLAEVLKKKNAGKLYLAVTHGIFSKGFDNLDSCFEHIFTTNSFKDLTHENLTQIKLNDRLLS
- a CDS encoding SPFH domain-containing protein codes for the protein MFGFKHIQFDAMSYVLHYKNGVIAKEGRGLSFFYFAPSSSIVAIPLGSNDLPFIFHENTADYQSVTIQGQVSYKITEPKALANSLDFTVTANGLYKKNETEKLNQRIINLAQTSTSAFIHQLNLKDAIRSAKQIEKNIEEGLRNSETIKLMGIEILGVSIMAVQATPEMARALETETRERLQQQADEAVYERRNFAVEQERKIKESELNTEIAVEEKQKQIAEKKMETEVQQAENSKTLREMKITADIAIETQRQQLIEQKTDNDRKEADTQSYVLEASLKPYKQMDWKILSALNSKQDARGNIALAFRELAENAQKIGNLNISPNLLQTILTGK
- a CDS encoding nicotinate phosphoribosyltransferase: MNPLLLTDGYKLDHRRQYPEGTSLVYSNWTPRKSRIEGIDKVVLFGLQYFIKKYILEDFENYFFKQPKEKVVAEYRRRVNNYLGENQVGTKHIEDLHDLGYIPMVIKALPEGSSVPVRVPMFTMYNTIPEFFWLTNYFETLVSAAIWMPCTSATIAKQYRKILDKYAEQTSSVPAMVEWQGHDFSMRGMAGIEAAVSSSAGHLLSFTGTDTIPAIDFLEKYYNADSDKELIGGSVSATEHSVMCMGTIEDELGTFRRLVCDVYPKGIVSIVSDTWDLWKVLTEYLPKLKSEIISREGKVVVRPDSGDPVDIICGNLNGKSEVERKGVIELLWDTFGGSTNDKGYKELIPQIGAIYGDSITIDRATQICERLKTKGFASTNIVLGIGSFTYQYNTRDTFGFAMKATYGEVNGIGREIFKDPITDDGTKKSAKGLMKIVEKDGNYTLKDQVGWEEEKTGALREVFKDGQLIIDQSLQEIREKVKSNN